A single genomic interval of Oncorhynchus mykiss isolate Arlee chromosome 13, USDA_OmykA_1.1, whole genome shotgun sequence harbors:
- the LOC118936372 gene encoding uncharacterized protein LOC118936372 isoform X2, with the protein MSDGNLQCFNDYDETMVCHFITDKSKCAEYSMTLKQNRGKNDCTFKEKERSNDVSKCGCSIDPMPLISGEEFNATLWNSGKRLNSEVFSINYTIKPKTPTIQYVKPTKNGNFHIKWKTNYPDKKEFSKNLIAELSYRKKGETDEVSKNESTTSYELLGRDLEPNTIYALKVRTYTDWSGRFSDWSEELEFTNPASSRKVLQIVIVFSCIAVIIITSALFWCSVRLKTKLWDNIPQCSNPDLLYMVPAVPKVLSPPKILLSSIYVDSSKMDTEEKTWTNPATVDGSSGRGRGSELDSSSSLGHAHTCSTSPEPSNVQIISHLQEALSKVFPSLVPLDGNPQSLLLAPPMTDDGTEMNCPESNRDIGVCSSDYNPLHFMSESGGSCYNNNTYSPSVPINSLQELTPSKTSSFPLLFCNSSYYFGEAEGLRNGHPQLFLGTGQQDLNLSTNCEPLLQTDNSFHPCDGASDDSETTTSSEDTSLIYGSNVSDVISVVAGYQSFSEAVGKDSERGTDAFIDVTLPLKGFQDVDREPLIYDVDPCYHSLPDPGCSLPPSDGNYQALQSLGQNCPDQWVSDKLLNKCLETEIHQSSMGNMPLNVIPNSQGGQCQIPGSPFFTAFCSDQAMQIDNDSSYHCV; encoded by the exons ATGAGTGACGGAAATCTTCAATGCTTCAACGACTATGACGAAACTATGGTTTGTCATTTTATAACTGACAAGTCTAAGTGTGCTGAATACAGCATGACGTTGAAACAAAATAG AGGCAAAAATGATTGTACTTTCAAGGAAAAGGAGAGGTCCAATGATGTTTCCAAATGTGGATGCTCTATTGATCCAATGCCCCTTATTTCTGGGGAGGAGTTTAATGCAACACTTTGGAATTCTGGGAAGCGCCTAAATTCCGAAGTCTTCAGTATCAATTACACCA TAAAACCCAAAACCCCCACCATCCAATATGTGAAACCAACAAAAAATGGGAATTTCCATATCAAATGGAAGACAAACTACCCTGATAAGAAAGAGTTTTCTAAGAACTTGATTGCCGAATTGAGCTACAGAAAGAAAGGAGAAACAGATGAG GTGTCCAAAAATGAATCAACAACTTCCTATGAATTACTTGGCAGAGACTTGGAGCCAAACACCATTTATGCTCTGAAGGTCAGAACCTATACTGACTGGAGCGGCCGTTTCAGTGACTGGAGTGAAGAGTTGGAATTCACTAACC CTGCATCATCTCGGAAAGTGCTCCAGATTGTCATTGTTTTCAGCTGCATTGCTGTTATCATCATCACAAGTGCTTTGTTTTGGTGCAGTGTTAG ACTCAAAACCAAGTTGTGGGATAATATTCCTCAATGTTCAAACCCAGACCTTTTGTATATGGTTCCAGCAGTACCTAAG GTATTGTCTCCTCCCAAAATACTTTTATCCTCCATCtatgttgattcttcaaaaatgGACACCGAAGAAAAAACATG GACAAACCCCGCGACAGTAGATGGGAGCAGTGGAAGAGGCCGTGGCTCAGAGCTTGACTCATCGTCTTCCCTGGGTCATGCCCACACATGTTCCACGAGCCCGGAGCCTAGTAATGTGCAGATCATTAGCCATCTTCAAGAGGCCCTGAGCAAAGTCTTTCCCAGCCTTGTTCCTTTGGATGGGAATCCTCAGTCATTGCTCTTAGCCCCTCCTATGACAGATGATGGTACAGAAATGAACTGCCCTGAGTCAAATCGAGACATTGGTGTGTGTTCATCTGACTACAATCCTCTTCATTTCATGAGTGAGTCTGGAGGCTCTTGTTACAACAATAATACCTACTCCCCCTCAGTGCCCATCAACTCCCTTCAAGAGTTAACACCAAGCAAGACGTCCTCATTTCCTCTGCTCTTTTGTAACTCCTCCTACTATTTTGGTGAGGCTGAAGGGTTGAGAAATGGCCATCCACAGCTGTTTCTTGGTACTGGTCAACAAGACCTTAACTTGTCCACTAACTGTGAACCCCTCTTGCAAACCGACAATTCATTTCACCCGTGTGATGGCGCCAGTGATGATTCAGAGACTACCACGTCATCAGAGGACACCAGTCTGATCTACGGTTCTAACGTGTCCGATGTTATCAGTGTCGTTGCTGGATATCAGAGCTTCAGTGAGGCGGTTGGTAAGGACAGTGAGAGAGGAACTGATGCCTTCATAGATGTGACACTGCCACTTAAGGGTTTCCAGGATGTGGACAGAGAGCCTCTGATTTACGATGTGGATCCATGTTACCACAGCCTGCCTGACCCTGGATGCAGCCTCCCCCCGAGTGATGGCAATTATCAGGCTTTACAGAGCCTGGGACAAAATTGCCCAGATCAGTGGGTTTCAGACAAACTGCTGAACAAGTGTTTGGAGACTGAGATCCATCAAAGCTCCATGGGGAACATGCCTCTAAATGTCATACCCAACTCACAGGGAGGACAATGTCAGATACCTGGAAGTCCCTTTTTTACTGCTTTCTGTTCAGACCAAGCAATGCAAATAGACAATGACAGCTCTTATCATTGTGTGTGA
- the LOC118936372 gene encoding uncharacterized protein LOC118936372 isoform X1: MFMLLIIVTTLGTLIADDAMSDGNLQCFNDYDETMVCHFITDKSKCAEYSMTLKQNRGKNDCTFKEKERSNDVSKCGCSIDPMPLISGEEFNATLWNSGKRLNSEVFSINYTIKPKTPTIQYVKPTKNGNFHIKWKTNYPDKKEFSKNLIAELSYRKKGETDEVSKNESTTSYELLGRDLEPNTIYALKVRTYTDWSGRFSDWSEELEFTNPASSRKVLQIVIVFSCIAVIIITSALFWCSVRLKTKLWDNIPQCSNPDLLYMVPAVPKVLSPPKILLSSIYVDSSKMDTEEKTWTNPATVDGSSGRGRGSELDSSSSLGHAHTCSTSPEPSNVQIISHLQEALSKVFPSLVPLDGNPQSLLLAPPMTDDGTEMNCPESNRDIGVCSSDYNPLHFMSESGGSCYNNNTYSPSVPINSLQELTPSKTSSFPLLFCNSSYYFGEAEGLRNGHPQLFLGTGQQDLNLSTNCEPLLQTDNSFHPCDGASDDSETTTSSEDTSLIYGSNVSDVISVVAGYQSFSEAVGKDSERGTDAFIDVTLPLKGFQDVDREPLIYDVDPCYHSLPDPGCSLPPSDGNYQALQSLGQNCPDQWVSDKLLNKCLETEIHQSSMGNMPLNVIPNSQGGQCQIPGSPFFTAFCSDQAMQIDNDSSYHCV; encoded by the exons ATGTTTATGTTGCTTATTATAGTCACAACGCTTGGGACTTTGATAGCTGATGATG CAATGAGTGACGGAAATCTTCAATGCTTCAACGACTATGACGAAACTATGGTTTGTCATTTTATAACTGACAAGTCTAAGTGTGCTGAATACAGCATGACGTTGAAACAAAATAG AGGCAAAAATGATTGTACTTTCAAGGAAAAGGAGAGGTCCAATGATGTTTCCAAATGTGGATGCTCTATTGATCCAATGCCCCTTATTTCTGGGGAGGAGTTTAATGCAACACTTTGGAATTCTGGGAAGCGCCTAAATTCCGAAGTCTTCAGTATCAATTACACCA TAAAACCCAAAACCCCCACCATCCAATATGTGAAACCAACAAAAAATGGGAATTTCCATATCAAATGGAAGACAAACTACCCTGATAAGAAAGAGTTTTCTAAGAACTTGATTGCCGAATTGAGCTACAGAAAGAAAGGAGAAACAGATGAG GTGTCCAAAAATGAATCAACAACTTCCTATGAATTACTTGGCAGAGACTTGGAGCCAAACACCATTTATGCTCTGAAGGTCAGAACCTATACTGACTGGAGCGGCCGTTTCAGTGACTGGAGTGAAGAGTTGGAATTCACTAACC CTGCATCATCTCGGAAAGTGCTCCAGATTGTCATTGTTTTCAGCTGCATTGCTGTTATCATCATCACAAGTGCTTTGTTTTGGTGCAGTGTTAG ACTCAAAACCAAGTTGTGGGATAATATTCCTCAATGTTCAAACCCAGACCTTTTGTATATGGTTCCAGCAGTACCTAAG GTATTGTCTCCTCCCAAAATACTTTTATCCTCCATCtatgttgattcttcaaaaatgGACACCGAAGAAAAAACATG GACAAACCCCGCGACAGTAGATGGGAGCAGTGGAAGAGGCCGTGGCTCAGAGCTTGACTCATCGTCTTCCCTGGGTCATGCCCACACATGTTCCACGAGCCCGGAGCCTAGTAATGTGCAGATCATTAGCCATCTTCAAGAGGCCCTGAGCAAAGTCTTTCCCAGCCTTGTTCCTTTGGATGGGAATCCTCAGTCATTGCTCTTAGCCCCTCCTATGACAGATGATGGTACAGAAATGAACTGCCCTGAGTCAAATCGAGACATTGGTGTGTGTTCATCTGACTACAATCCTCTTCATTTCATGAGTGAGTCTGGAGGCTCTTGTTACAACAATAATACCTACTCCCCCTCAGTGCCCATCAACTCCCTTCAAGAGTTAACACCAAGCAAGACGTCCTCATTTCCTCTGCTCTTTTGTAACTCCTCCTACTATTTTGGTGAGGCTGAAGGGTTGAGAAATGGCCATCCACAGCTGTTTCTTGGTACTGGTCAACAAGACCTTAACTTGTCCACTAACTGTGAACCCCTCTTGCAAACCGACAATTCATTTCACCCGTGTGATGGCGCCAGTGATGATTCAGAGACTACCACGTCATCAGAGGACACCAGTCTGATCTACGGTTCTAACGTGTCCGATGTTATCAGTGTCGTTGCTGGATATCAGAGCTTCAGTGAGGCGGTTGGTAAGGACAGTGAGAGAGGAACTGATGCCTTCATAGATGTGACACTGCCACTTAAGGGTTTCCAGGATGTGGACAGAGAGCCTCTGATTTACGATGTGGATCCATGTTACCACAGCCTGCCTGACCCTGGATGCAGCCTCCCCCCGAGTGATGGCAATTATCAGGCTTTACAGAGCCTGGGACAAAATTGCCCAGATCAGTGGGTTTCAGACAAACTGCTGAACAAGTGTTTGGAGACTGAGATCCATCAAAGCTCCATGGGGAACATGCCTCTAAATGTCATACCCAACTCACAGGGAGGACAATGTCAGATACCTGGAAGTCCCTTTTTTACTGCTTTCTGTTCAGACCAAGCAATGCAAATAGACAATGACAGCTCTTATCATTGTGTGTGA
- the LOC110486319 gene encoding non-structural maintenance of chromosomes element 1 homolog isoform X2, which yields MARPLGESHKRFLQTMMVNGIIDGAKARALHRHCCETHGAHYAHDKLDEFIDVINAQLQPMFMQIRKGMSEEDGLQYHALVNMAETDVTRMSTDYADNELELFRKTMDLIVDSDNGTASSTDILNCADSLQTKKLKKRETEHVLNRLVQDKWLNEKNGDYSLSTRCIMEMEQYIRMLYQDQVKVCHICHNVALQCQMCENPTCGIKIHTPCVARYFKGRTDPRCPACEDFWPHEIPDVYRSPSSQSETQSAAKENTAPTPRSTAQTRRTRRS from the exons ATGGCTCGACCACTGGGAGAAAGCCATAAAAGGTTCCTGCAAACCATGATGGTCAATGGGATCATTGATGGTGCCAAGGCAAGGGCTCTCCACCGACATTGCTGTGAGACACACGGTG CACACTATGCTCATGATAAACTTGATGAATTCATTGACGTTATCAATGCCCAGCTACAGCCCATGTTCATGCAGATCAGAAAAGGGATGTCTGAGGAGGATGGTCTTCAGTACCATGCTTTG GTGAACATGGCTGAAACTGATGTGACCAGGATGTCAACTGATTATGCAGACAACGAGTTGGAATTATTCCGAAAAACA ATGGACCTGATTGTGGACTCTGACAATGGAACCGCCTCTTCCACAGACATTCTTAACTGTGCCGACAGCCTCCAGACAAAGAAGCTAAAGAAAAGAGAAACGGAACATGTACTGAACAGGCTTGTTCAGGATAAGTGGCTGAATGAG AAAAATGGTGACTACTCTCTCTCCACTCGATGTATAATGGAGATGGAGCAATATATTCGGATGTTGTATCAAGACCAGGTCAAGGTCTGCCACATCTGTCACAATGTGGCCTTGCAG TGCCAGATGTGTGAAAATCCTACATGTGGCATCAAAATCCACACCCCTTGTGTCGCCAGATACTTCAAAGGAAGGACTGATCCACGATGCCCTGCCTGTGAGGACTTCTGGCCACATGAGATCCCAG ATGTGTATAGATCTCCGTCCTCTCAGAGCGAGACACAGTCAGCAGCCAAAGAGAATACGGCCCCCACTCCTCGGTCTACAGCTCAGACCCGGAGGACCAGGAGGTCATAA
- the LOC110486319 gene encoding non-structural maintenance of chromosomes element 1 homolog isoform X1 — MARPLGESHKRFLQTMMVNGIIDGAKARALHRHCCETHGAHYAHDKLDEFIDVINAQLQPMFMQIRKGMSEEDGLQYHALVSDTNTINSKFYYYNHHELLLFFLLTSSPVQVNMAETDVTRMSTDYADNELELFRKTMDLIVDSDNGTASSTDILNCADSLQTKKLKKRETEHVLNRLVQDKWLNEKNGDYSLSTRCIMEMEQYIRMLYQDQVKVCHICHNVALQCQMCENPTCGIKIHTPCVARYFKGRTDPRCPACEDFWPHEIPDVYRSPSSQSETQSAAKENTAPTPRSTAQTRRTRRS, encoded by the exons ATGGCTCGACCACTGGGAGAAAGCCATAAAAGGTTCCTGCAAACCATGATGGTCAATGGGATCATTGATGGTGCCAAGGCAAGGGCTCTCCACCGACATTGCTGTGAGACACACGGTG CACACTATGCTCATGATAAACTTGATGAATTCATTGACGTTATCAATGCCCAGCTACAGCCCATGTTCATGCAGATCAGAAAAGGGATGTCTGAGGAGGATGGTCTTCAGTACCATGCTTTGGTCAGTGACACTAATACAATTAATTCAAAGTTTTACTACTACAACCATCATGAACTGCTCTTATTTTTCCTGTTGACATCTTCTCCCGTCCAGGTGAACATGGCTGAAACTGATGTGACCAGGATGTCAACTGATTATGCAGACAACGAGTTGGAATTATTCCGAAAAACA ATGGACCTGATTGTGGACTCTGACAATGGAACCGCCTCTTCCACAGACATTCTTAACTGTGCCGACAGCCTCCAGACAAAGAAGCTAAAGAAAAGAGAAACGGAACATGTACTGAACAGGCTTGTTCAGGATAAGTGGCTGAATGAG AAAAATGGTGACTACTCTCTCTCCACTCGATGTATAATGGAGATGGAGCAATATATTCGGATGTTGTATCAAGACCAGGTCAAGGTCTGCCACATCTGTCACAATGTGGCCTTGCAG TGCCAGATGTGTGAAAATCCTACATGTGGCATCAAAATCCACACCCCTTGTGTCGCCAGATACTTCAAAGGAAGGACTGATCCACGATGCCCTGCCTGTGAGGACTTCTGGCCACATGAGATCCCAG ATGTGTATAGATCTCCGTCCTCTCAGAGCGAGACACAGTCAGCAGCCAAAGAGAATACGGCCCCCACTCCTCGGTCTACAGCTCAGACCCGGAGGACCAGGAGGTCATAA
- the LOC110486318 gene encoding lysine-specific demethylase 8 isoform X1: MSTTHESMAELWSAISAALPVTEAEFPLDFSEKVEPSVVDVLKRCRQQLYTRSGRWRQNAQIILDFSWEKLNTGTWRDVDKEWRCLYSYGCLFKVAALCRDDASPATVQEAIRTCDLGLLMGAAIMDNILQTIVRILQNEIGKRHSNEEDPSEGVSAKKMKVDCVSVPVVKQALAVPRIHCPSLESFKKDYLDPQKSVILEGIIDHWPAFKNHPWSIKYLQTVAGCRTVPVEVGSRYTDEEWSQTLLTVNEFINRYIVVKDASSLGYLAQHQLFDQVPELKDDIRIPDYCCLGEGDEDDITINAWFGPGGTVSPLHQDPQQNFLAQVVGRKYIRLYSPEDTEKLYPHQLQLLHNTSQVEVESPDVVRFPEFVKAPYLECVLQPGEVLFIPVKHWHYVRSLELSFSVSFWWS; the protein is encoded by the exons ATGTCAACAACG CACGAGTCTATGGCAGAACTGTGGTCAGCTATCTCTGCTGCTTTGCCTGTGACGGAAGCAGAATTTCCACTTGACTTCAGTGAAAAAGTTGAGCCTTCTGTGGTGGATGTGCTGAAACGTTGCAGGCAGCAGCTGTACACCAGGAGCGGTCGATGGAGGCAAAACGCTCAGATCATCTTGGACTTTTCCTGGGAGAAGCTCAACACAGGAACATGGCGTGATGTGGACAAGGAGTGGAGGTGTTTGTATTCATATGGCTGCCTGTTCAAAGTAGCTGCCCTATGCCGTGATGATGCCTCACCAGCTACAGTGCAGGAGGCCATACGGACATGTGACTTGGGCCTGCTCATGGGGGCAGCCATCATGGACAATATTTTACAAACCATTGTAAGGATCCTGCAAAATGAAATCGGGAAGAGGCACTCCAATGAGGAGGATCCTAGTGAAGGAGTTAGTGCTAAG AAAATGAAGGTTGACTGTGTGTCAGTGCCTGTGGTCAAGCAGGCTCTGGCAGTACCAAGGATACACTGTCCATCATTGGAGAGCTTCAAGAAAGACTACTTGGATCCCCAAAAGTCAGTCATATTAGAGGGTATCATAGATCACTGGCCAGCCTTCAAAAACCACCCTTGGAG CATAAAATACCTGCAAACTGTTGCTGGTTGTCGGACTGTACCTGTTGAAGTAGGCTCAAGATATACCGATGAGGAATGGTCACAGACACTCCTTACGGTCAATGAATTCATCAATCGCTATATTGTTGTGAAA GACGCATCAAGTTTGGGATATCTTGCTCAGCACCAGCTATTTGATCAG GTCCCCGAGCTGAAAGACGACATCCGTATCCCTGACTACTGTTGTCTTGGTGAGGGAGATGAAGATGACATCACAATCAATGCTTGGTTTGGGCCAGGAGGTACAGTGTCCCCCCTTCATCAGGATCCTCAACAGAACTTCCTGGCTCAG gtggttgggAGAAAGTACATTCGTCTGTATTCCCCTGAGGACACCGAGAAACTCTACCCTCACCAATTGCAGCTCCTACACAACACTAGTCAg gtggaggtggagagccCAGACGTGGTGCGATTCCCAGAGTTTGTGAAGGCTCCCTACCTAGAGTGTGTGTTGCAACCTGGGGAGGTCTTGTTCATCCCAGTCAAGCACTGGCATTACGTGCGTTCTTTGGAGCTCAGCTTTTCTGTGAGCTTCTGGTGGTCATGA
- the LOC110486318 gene encoding lysine-specific demethylase 8 isoform X2 has product MAELWSAISAALPVTEAEFPLDFSEKVEPSVVDVLKRCRQQLYTRSGRWRQNAQIILDFSWEKLNTGTWRDVDKEWRCLYSYGCLFKVAALCRDDASPATVQEAIRTCDLGLLMGAAIMDNILQTIVRILQNEIGKRHSNEEDPSEGVSAKKMKVDCVSVPVVKQALAVPRIHCPSLESFKKDYLDPQKSVILEGIIDHWPAFKNHPWSIKYLQTVAGCRTVPVEVGSRYTDEEWSQTLLTVNEFINRYIVVKDASSLGYLAQHQLFDQVPELKDDIRIPDYCCLGEGDEDDITINAWFGPGGTVSPLHQDPQQNFLAQVVGRKYIRLYSPEDTEKLYPHQLQLLHNTSQVEVESPDVVRFPEFVKAPYLECVLQPGEVLFIPVKHWHYVRSLELSFSVSFWWS; this is encoded by the exons ATGGCAGAACTGTGGTCAGCTATCTCTGCTGCTTTGCCTGTGACGGAAGCAGAATTTCCACTTGACTTCAGTGAAAAAGTTGAGCCTTCTGTGGTGGATGTGCTGAAACGTTGCAGGCAGCAGCTGTACACCAGGAGCGGTCGATGGAGGCAAAACGCTCAGATCATCTTGGACTTTTCCTGGGAGAAGCTCAACACAGGAACATGGCGTGATGTGGACAAGGAGTGGAGGTGTTTGTATTCATATGGCTGCCTGTTCAAAGTAGCTGCCCTATGCCGTGATGATGCCTCACCAGCTACAGTGCAGGAGGCCATACGGACATGTGACTTGGGCCTGCTCATGGGGGCAGCCATCATGGACAATATTTTACAAACCATTGTAAGGATCCTGCAAAATGAAATCGGGAAGAGGCACTCCAATGAGGAGGATCCTAGTGAAGGAGTTAGTGCTAAG AAAATGAAGGTTGACTGTGTGTCAGTGCCTGTGGTCAAGCAGGCTCTGGCAGTACCAAGGATACACTGTCCATCATTGGAGAGCTTCAAGAAAGACTACTTGGATCCCCAAAAGTCAGTCATATTAGAGGGTATCATAGATCACTGGCCAGCCTTCAAAAACCACCCTTGGAG CATAAAATACCTGCAAACTGTTGCTGGTTGTCGGACTGTACCTGTTGAAGTAGGCTCAAGATATACCGATGAGGAATGGTCACAGACACTCCTTACGGTCAATGAATTCATCAATCGCTATATTGTTGTGAAA GACGCATCAAGTTTGGGATATCTTGCTCAGCACCAGCTATTTGATCAG GTCCCCGAGCTGAAAGACGACATCCGTATCCCTGACTACTGTTGTCTTGGTGAGGGAGATGAAGATGACATCACAATCAATGCTTGGTTTGGGCCAGGAGGTACAGTGTCCCCCCTTCATCAGGATCCTCAACAGAACTTCCTGGCTCAG gtggttgggAGAAAGTACATTCGTCTGTATTCCCCTGAGGACACCGAGAAACTCTACCCTCACCAATTGCAGCTCCTACACAACACTAGTCAg gtggaggtggagagccCAGACGTGGTGCGATTCCCAGAGTTTGTGAAGGCTCCCTACCTAGAGTGTGTGTTGCAACCTGGGGAGGTCTTGTTCATCCCAGTCAAGCACTGGCATTACGTGCGTTCTTTGGAGCTCAGCTTTTCTGTGAGCTTCTGGTGGTCATGA